In Nakaseomyces glabratus chromosome I, complete sequence, the sequence CAACAATCACCTAGAGTAGACCCAGTCCACCAGCGCCCGTACTTCCTTGTTCCACAGGTCCTTCATGGTCTCTGAGTTGTACCGCAGCACCAGCTGCTTGTGGTCCACTGGCACACGCTCCACCCGCTCACCGCTCACCTTGTAGTCGTAGTCGAACTGGTCGCCGTACTTCTCCTTGCTGAACACCAGGCTAGGCTTGCGGTCTATGACCCGCTGCACCTCGTCGCCTACCTGCTTCCACACAGACCGCTT encodes:
- the MIC12 gene encoding Mic12p (CAGL0I09262g~Ortholog(s) have role in cellular protein complex assembly, cristae formation and MICOS complex, mitochondrial crista junction localization); the encoded protein is MSKIAKLGSFTLVSGVVATSCYYYFIDRDGYHYKRSVWKQVGDEVQRVIDRKPSLVFSKEKYGDQFDYDYKVSGERVERVPVDHKQLVLRYNSETMKDLWNKEVRALVDWVYSR